Within the Mesotoga sp. Brook.08.105.5.1 genome, the region GGATTATTTTCCCCCCTGCTCGTTTCAACCTCAAGTTGAATTCAATGTCTTGATTCCTAACAAGCTTCTCGTTGAAATAACCGATTCTGTCGAAGACCTCTCGCTTGTAGCACCCGAAAGGAACAGTATCTACTTCTGTGGGTTTGCTAACGCCCGTCCTGAATTTGGCTCCTCCCACCCCAAGTGGGCTGGAAAGAACCTTCGAAATTGCTATCCCAACGGCCGATTTGACTCTGGGTACTGTTTTCATTACTCCACCCACATTGTCTGCATCGCTTTCTATTGCATGCCGGACGCATTTAGAGATGTAGTCAGATGGCATTTCGCTGTGTGCGCCGCTGAAGAATATGTATTCCCCTGTTGAAGCTTTTACTCCTAAGTTCATCGCAATGGGAGTTATCTTCTTTTCGTTGTCGATTAACAATACTCTGTTGTCTCGTATTGAGATTTCTTTGACGATATCTCTTGTTCCATCTTCACTCATTCCATCAACCACGATTACCTCTATGAGTTCTCCGGGGTAGTCGCAATCTAGAAATGACTCAACGCATCTCTCGATGAACTTTTCTTCGTTTCTGGCAGGTATAATAATCGAAACTTTCGGCAATTTCAAACTGTTCACCACATTTCTGCATCCTGGAATAAAAGACCGAATTCTAATAAAGAGATCACACAGAACCAGAGGCTGTTCTTAGAGTTTTACAGGAACTCCTTCTCTAGCAGATTTATATATTCCAAGAATGATCTCCACGGATTTCTTCCCTTCTTCTCCATTGACAAAAGGTTCGCGATCTTCGATGATTGCCCTAGCGAAGTCTTCAAAGGCTGTTATGTGGCCCGAACCGTATACTGTATCGGGATCAGGCAATTCCATTAACGGATGGGAGTCTTCGCCGTCAAATCTCCATGTCTGAATCTTGTTGACCGCCAGACCTCCCAAGACAACAGTTCCCTTTTCACCGAAGACAGAGAGAGTCTCTTCCAGATTCTTCGGATATACGTTTGCCGTTCCTTCGATTATACCAATCGATCCGTTCTTGAATCTAACAATTGCGGCCCCGAAATCCTCCGTCTCTATATATGGATGATTGTAGTTCTCTGTCATTGCAAATATCTCTTGGACTTCCCCTCCAAGCATCCACTGGAGAAGGTCTATGTTGTGCGCGCATTGGTTCATTATCGTTCCGCCATCCATCGCCCATGTTCCTCTCCAGCTTGCCTGTTTGTAGTACTCTTCGTTTCTGTTCCAGAGAATTCGTGCAGTTGCGGTGAAGACTCTTCCAAATTTACCGGAATCGATCGCTTTTCTCAGCTCCTGAACTGGAGGGTTGAACCTGTTCTGAACACAGACGGCGAGTTTCAACTTCTTTTCTCTCGATAGGGCTATCATCTGGTCCATGTGTTCAGAAGAAAGAGCCATTGGCTTTTCAACGAGAACGTGCTTTCCCGCCGAAAGAAAATCTATAGTGTTCTTGTAATGATTCCCACTTTCGGTAGCGATGGTTACGAAGTCGATATCTGCCGAGAGTAAGTTTTTGTAGTCGGAGATTACGCGTGGACGTTGGAGATCACACTCGGATGCTGGAGAGGAAGAGAATCTGTCTTGGCAATTCTGGCTCTCGTTTTTCTCTCTTGTTCTCTCTTTCTCTCCGCAAGTAAGCGATATCTCTCGTCTCTTCAAATATTCTTCTGCAGCTCTTTCGGCTTTCTCCGGCACCAGATCGCAGACTGCAACGAGATCGATCAGGTCGCTGTTTGCTGCAAAGGCCTCTATGTGTTTCTTTGTTCCAATTCTTCCGCAACCAATTAGGGCGGCACGTAGTCTATTCATCAGTTCACTCCTATCGTTTTTTGGTTATCGAGAAAGAGCACCGTCGAGAAGGCGAGACGACACTTCGTGTCGAGAAAAGACCAGTGAGAAAGGATCATCTCTTCAAGCATCATTTTTCCTTTAAGCCTGATTTTGAAACACTTTTCCTTCTAATTGACGAGATTAGATTCATCAGCATCCTTCTCAGTCTTTCATAACTCTCTGTCAGACTTGAGTAATCAGCCTCGTTGAGATATCCAAGTCTCTTTGAAATATCGAATTGAGTTCTTAGTTCCATTAGTGATCCTCTCGCGTTGTATAGAAAATGCAAATATTCTTTCGAGTGGCCTCTACCATTGCCTTCAGCGATGTTCGATGGTATTGACACGGCAGCTCTTCTCATCTGCGAAACAAGACAGTATCTCTCCTCTTCTGGAAAGCTCCTTGTTAACTTGTAGACGCTCTCAACAAAGCTCATAGACACTTCGTAAATCTCCATTTCGAAAAAAGCCATTCTTACCTTCTTCTCTCCTTTCTCTCTTACTCTCGGCGATGCTCCTCGCCTTCTCGAAAGTATTGCTTCACAACAACATACAACGCCCAACGGTTCCTAAAGTACTTCTACATTTCCAGATTCAATACCCATTTTGCTGAGGACGTTTTTGGAATCGAAGATGTATTTTGCGTTCTTGACTATCATCGGATAGTTTATGAGTTTTTTGTGAGCAGTTGTTATTATCACCACATCAGATCCTATGATCAATTCTTCGGTGAGGTTGACAGTCTTCATGGTCTTTCCCTCCCACATGAATTCGGGGACATAAGGGTCTACAACAGAGACGTGGGCGTGGTTTTTCTCGAGGTGTTCAAGAACCTTCAGTGCTGGAGACTCTCTCATGTCTTCGATGTCTTCTTTGTATGCGATTCCGAGCATGACGACCTTCGCCCCGTTCATGCATTTGCCTCGTTCGTTCAATGCCTTCATGATTCTGGTTACTACATATTCGGGCATAGAATCGTTTATCTCTCCGGAGAGCTCAATGAGGCGAGTATGGTAGTCATACTTGCGGGCAATATATGTGAGATAGAAGGGGTCGATGGGGATGCAGTGGCCGCCGACTCCAGGACCAGGGAAGAAGGGCATGAATCCGAAGGGTTTTGTGGAAGCGGCATTTATTACATCCCAGATATTGATTCCCATCTTGTCGGCAACTACTGCCATTTCATTAATCAGGGCAATGTTGACGATCCTGAATGTGTTCTCGAGTATCTTCGTCATTTCCGCTTCTTTCGGAGATGAAACAACAAAGACTTCTGCGTCCAAGACAGATTCATACAAAAGCTTAGCCACTTCGGTCGATTCTGGGCCTACTCCGCCTACGACTTTCGGGGTGTTCTTCGTCTTGAATCTGAGGTTTCCCGGGTCGACTCTTTCGGGGCTGAAGGCCAAGTAGAAGTCTTTTCCGCAGACAAGGCCGGTTTCTTCCAGTATTGGTTTCATGACATCTTCTGTCGTTCCCGGGTATGTCGTTGATTCAAGTACTACGAGCATGTCTTTGTGGAGTCTCTTCGCTACATTTTCTGTTGAGTTGATCACGTACGTAAGATCCGGCTGTTTGAAGACATCAAGCGGAGTGGGAACACAGATAGCTATGACGTCGCAGCCTGTAAGTTCATCGAAATCAGACGTCGCCCGAAGATGACCGTCTGAAACGATCTTCTCCAGATCCGCGTTCACCACATCTCCTATGTAGTTATGGCCTTCATTTACCATCTGGACTTTGCTTTCCTGGATGTCGAAACCAATAACCTTGTATCCGGCCTTGGCCTTCTCAACGGCCAATGGCAGACCAACGTAGCCCAACCCAATGACTCCGATTATTGCCGACTTGTCTTGAATTCTCTCTTTGAGCATGGAAACCTCCGTCGTATTCGTTGTCGGTTGTTGGTTGTGGGTTGTTCGAGATCAAATCTCTTCGAATAACCTACAACGCACAACGTACAACGTCATTTTTCATAGTATTCCTGTTCTTCAATCAATTGCTCTTGTGACACTTCTCGAATGTACTTTGCAGGGATTCCAGCGTAGATCTTTCTTGGAGCCACGTCCCTTGTCACAACGCTCCCTGCTGCGACTAGCGCATCCTCACCAATAGTGATTCCGGGGAGAATCGTTGCATTCGCT harbors:
- a CDS encoding glycosyltransferase family 2 protein, translated to MNSLKLPKVSIIIPARNEEKFIERCVESFLDCDYPGELIEVIVVDGMSEDGTRDIVKEISIRDNRVLLIDNEKKITPIAMNLGVKASTGEYIFFSGAHSEMPSDYISKCVRHAIESDADNVGGVMKTVPRVKSAVGIAISKVLSSPLGVGGAKFRTGVSKPTEVDTVPFGCYKREVFDRIGYFNEKLVRNQDIEFNLRLKRAGGKIILFPDIELTYYSRSTFKELWNNNFGNGFWVFAAKKYAEVPYSRRHLVPLFFVLFLILAVLNCFLLSSWNLFFLSVVSLYFLLTSLASAKHAIEERNFPVFFASIIAYFVLHVSYGLGSIWGLVNSAMIMITEKQL
- a CDS encoding nucleotide sugar dehydrogenase, which produces MLKERIQDKSAIIGVIGLGYVGLPLAVEKAKAGYKVIGFDIQESKVQMVNEGHNYIGDVVNADLEKIVSDGHLRATSDFDELTGCDVIAICVPTPLDVFKQPDLTYVINSTENVAKRLHKDMLVVLESTTYPGTTEDVMKPILEETGLVCGKDFYLAFSPERVDPGNLRFKTKNTPKVVGGVGPESTEVAKLLYESVLDAEVFVVSSPKEAEMTKILENTFRIVNIALINEMAVVADKMGINIWDVINAASTKPFGFMPFFPGPGVGGHCIPIDPFYLTYIARKYDYHTRLIELSGEINDSMPEYVVTRIMKALNERGKCMNGAKVVMLGIAYKEDIEDMRESPALKVLEHLEKNHAHVSVVDPYVPEFMWEGKTMKTVNLTEELIIGSDVVIITTAHKKLINYPMIVKNAKYIFDSKNVLSKMGIESGNVEVL
- a CDS encoding four helix bundle protein, whose protein sequence is MAFFEMEIYEVSMSFVESVYKLTRSFPEEERYCLVSQMRRAAVSIPSNIAEGNGRGHSKEYLHFLYNARGSLMELRTQFDISKRLGYLNEADYSSLTESYERLRRMLMNLISSIRRKSVSKSGLKEK
- a CDS encoding Gfo/Idh/MocA family oxidoreductase, whose protein sequence is MNRLRAALIGCGRIGTKKHIEAFAANSDLIDLVAVCDLVPEKAERAAEEYLKRREISLTCGEKERTREKNESQNCQDRFSSSPASECDLQRPRVISDYKNLLSADIDFVTIATESGNHYKNTIDFLSAGKHVLVEKPMALSSEHMDQMIALSREKKLKLAVCVQNRFNPPVQELRKAIDSGKFGRVFTATARILWNRNEEYYKQASWRGTWAMDGGTIMNQCAHNIDLLQWMLGGEVQEIFAMTENYNHPYIETEDFGAAIVRFKNGSIGIIEGTANVYPKNLEETLSVFGEKGTVVLGGLAVNKIQTWRFDGEDSHPLMELPDPDTVYGSGHITAFEDFARAIIEDREPFVNGEEGKKSVEIILGIYKSAREGVPVKL